A portion of the Pangasianodon hypophthalmus isolate fPanHyp1 chromosome 20, fPanHyp1.pri, whole genome shotgun sequence genome contains these proteins:
- the LOC113524652 gene encoding achaete-scute homolog 5 gives MDSAFSRPLSEHYCPYGVVSPSAGHSLKRAHAQFHPAHLRHALPLLIYPRTTEPRLYDASYPGAGAPLVPYLGPYHGRFGVYECALEPAFIQKRNERERQRVKCVNQGYAKLREHLPGAAADKRMSKVETLRAAIRYIKHLQRLVEEREDPVEDVHTEEEHSPREISITSSPAHGHDASQDSSGT, from the coding sequence ATGGACTCTGCTTTCTCTCGCCCGCTCTCTGAGCATTACTGCCCCTACGGTGTGGTGTCGCCCTCTGCTGGTCACTCTCTGAAGCGCGCTCACGCGCAGTTCCACCCGGCGCATCTCCGCCACGCGCTCCCGCTGCTCATCTACCCGCGCACCACAGAGCCACGCCTCTATGACGCCTCCTATCCTGGTGCTGGCGCGCCGCTCGTGCCGTACCTCGGTCCGTACCACGGGCGCTTCGGCGTGTACGAGTGCGCGCTCGAGCCCGCCTTCATTCAGAAGCGTAACGAGAGAGAGCGGCAGCGTGTGAAATGCGTCAATCAGGGCTACGCCAAACTGCGCGAGCACCTTCCCGGAGCCGCCGCAGACAAGCGCATGAGCAAAGTGGAGACGCTACGAGCGGCCATACGCTACATCAAGCATCTGCAGCGGCTCGTGGAGGAGCGTGAGGATCCAGTGGAGGATGTGCACACCGAGGAGGAACACAGTCCACGTGAGATCTCCATCACTTCCTCTCCTGCACACGGCCATGACGCGTCTCAGGACTCTTCTGGAACCTGA
- the LOC113525738 gene encoding dihydropyridine-sensitive L-type skeletal muscle calcium channel subunit alpha-1 isoform X2, translating to MEGGGEVPMSSYIMDEETLKRKQREKLKKLQATGGNPRPARSLLFLTLKNPFRKACISIVEWKPFEIIILLTIFANCVALAVFMPMPEEDTNSTNSNLESLEYIFLIIFTLECFLKIVAYGLLFHADAYLRNCWNILDFVIVTMGLFTIVVDFINNISGVESPVEQKGGGFDMKALRAFRVLRPLRLVSGVPSLQVVMSSILKSMLPLFHISLLVFFMVTIYAIIGLELFKCKMHKTCYYKGTDIIATVENEKSSPCAEAGNGRRCVLNGTVCKPGWPGPNNGITHFDNLGFSMLTVYQCITTQGWTDVLYWVNDAIGMEWPWLYFVTLILLGSFFILNMVLGVLCGEFTKEREKSSRSGEYQKLRERQQLDEDLKGYMEWITQAEIMDPDQEGQGLLPLQERGSETESLYELEGLNRLMYYVRHARRWNRFFRRKCRVWVKSKLFYWLIFLLVFFNTLVIATEHHQQTQSLTDFQESSNKALLSLFAVEMVLKMYALGLPAYFMSLFNRFDCFVVSVGILELVLVHMGVMSTMGISVMRCIRLLRLIKVTKYWTSLSNLVASLLNSVRSIASLLLLLFLFIVIFALLGMQVFGGKFNFPDQKIRRSNFDNFPQALITVFQILTGEDWNSVMYDGIMAHGGPVMPGILVSIYFIILFICGNYILLNVFLAIAVDNLAEAESLTSAQKEKAEEKKRKKMLRSKVSDKGDEDKTLAKKLAEQRAKTEGIPTTARLKVDEFESNVNEIKDPFPPADFPGDDEEEEPEIPTSPRPRPMADLQLKETVVPMPEASSFFIFGPQNKFRKLCHRIINATTFTNIILLFILLSSISLAAEDPIDPLSFRNQVLAYADIVFTSVFTAEIVLKMTTYGAFLHKGSFCRNSFNILDLIVVGVSLLSMGMESSAISVVKILRVLRVLRPLRAINRAKGLKHVVQCVFVAIKTIGNIVLVTMLLDFMFACIGVQLFRGKFYACTDPLKMTEAACRGTFIYYQDNALHEMVIRKREWINSDLNFDNVLNGMLALFTASTFEGWPKLLYKAIDSNMEDVGPVYNNRIGISIFFIVYLILIAFFMMNIFVGFVIVTFQEQGEQEYKNCELDKNQRQCVQYALKARPLRCYIPKNPYQYQVWYIVTSCYFEYLMFLLIMLNTMCLGMQHCNQSEHITHLSDMLNVIFTVLFTVEMILKVGAFKAKGYFGDPWNVFDFVIVVGSIVDVILSEINVALAAQGGLYCLTGCEEVNPMQEIADSENMSVSITLFRLFRVMRLVKLLNRFEGIRNLLWTFIKSFQALPYVALLIVMLFFIYAVIGMQVFGKIALIDGTVINRNNNFQTFPQAVLLLFRCATGEAWQEVMLGCLYGQRCDPKSDYLPGEEFTCGSGFAVLYFMSFYMLCAFLIINLFVAVIMDNFDYLTRDWSILGPHHLDEFKKIWAEYDPEATGRIKHLDVVTLLRRIQPPLGFGKFCPHRVACKRLISMNMPLNSDGTVTFNATLFALVRTGLRIKTEGNFQQANEELRAIIKKIWKRTSMKLLDQVIPPIGDDEVTVGKFYATFLIQEHFRKFIKRQEEYYGYRPTKNKKTTNEIQAGLRSIEEEAAPELQRAISGDLTDEEEMDRVMDEAAEDAIYRRAGGLFGNHVDPFSLQCGGAAHTQVVSQRPLQISDTRAQESDTSPRVSAHTHNYTQYNYTHYTNNNNNTNNNGTQSEFHFPACTSEEVYSPVSAAELLIQEVLEAGGVACLAADRSFVSVTKGEMAAALHMDMREVERKAATMLNTRAKRKATPLPRCSRDSYSHV from the exons ATGGAGGGTGGAGGTGAGGTTCCCATGAGCTCGTACATCATGGATGAGGAGACGCTGAAGAGGAAGCAGagggagaaactgaagaagctCCAGGCAACAGGAGGAAACCCTCGACCTGCTCGCTCGCTCCTCTTCCTCACGCTGAAGAACCCGTTCCGCAAAGCCTGCATCAGCATCGTGGAGTGGAA GCCGTTTGAGATCATCATTCTTCTCACTATCTTTGCTAACTGTGTGGCTCTCGCTGTGTTCATGCCAATGCCTGAGGAGGACACGAACAGCACCAATAGCAACCTG GAGAGTTTGGAGTACAtcttcctcatcatcttcaCACTGGAGTGTTTCCTGAAGATCGTGGCGTATGGACTTCTCTTCCACGCTGACGCATATTTACGAAACTGCTGGAACATTCTGGACTTCGTCATAGTGACGATGGG tctcttcaCTATAGTGGTGGACTTCATTAATAATATCAGTGGTGTTGAGTCTCCGGTGGAGCAGAAAGGTGGAGGGTTTGATATGAAAGCTCTGAGAGCGTTTAg GGTGCTGAGGCCGTTACGGCTTGTCTCAGGAGTCCCGA GCCTGCAGGTGGTGATGAGCTCCATTCTCAAGTCCATGCTGCCGCTGTTCCACATCTCACTGCTCGTCTTCTTCATGGTGACCATCTACGCCATCATCGGCCTCGAGCTCTTCAAATGCAAGATGCACAAAACCTGCTACTACAAGGGCACGG atatCATAGCGACGGTGGAGAATGAGAAGTCTTCTCCGTGTGCTGAGGCGGGAAACGGGCGGCGCTGTGTTCTGAATGGGACGGTGTGTAAACCAGGGTGGCCCGGTCCCAATAACGGCATCACACACTTCGACAACCTGGGCTTCTCCATGCTCACTGTGTATCAGTGCATCACCACGCAGGGCTGGACAGACGTCCTCTACTGG gTGAACGATGCGATTGGGATGGAGTGGCCGTGGCTCTACTTCGTCACTCTCATTCTGCTGGGATCATTTTTCATCTTAAACATGGTGCTGGGAGTCCTGTGTGG TGAGTTCACTAAGGAGCGGGAGAAGAGCTCTCGGAGTGGTGAGTATCAGAAGCTGCGTGAACGTCAGCAGCTGGATGAAGATCTGAAGGGTTACATGGAGTGGATCACTCAGGCTGAGATTATGGACCCAGACCAGGAGGGTcaag GTCTGCTGCCGCTGCAGGAGAGAGGTTCGGAGACGGAGAGTCTGTACGAGTTGGAGGGTCTAAACAGACTCATGTACTACGT ACGTCATGCTCGTCGCTGGAATCGGTTCTTCCGGAGGAAGTGCCGTGTCTGGGTGAAATCCAAGCTCTTCTACTGGCTCATATTCCTGCTGGTATTCTTCAACACGCTGGTCATCGCCACGGAGCATCATCAGCAGACCCAGTCCCTCACCGACTTCCAAG AGAGTTCGAATAAAGCTCTGCTGTCTCTGTTCGCGGTGGAGATGGTGCTGAAGATGTATGCTCTCGGCCTGCCTGCCTACTTCATGTCTCTGTTTAACCGTTTCGACTGTTTCGTCGTGTCTGTGGGGATTCTGGAGCTCGTCTTGGTCCACATGGGCGTCATGTCCACCATGGGCATCTCAGTTATGCGCTGCATTCGCCTGCTGCGCCTCATCAAAGTCACCAA gtacTGGACGTCTCTCAGTAACTTGGTGGCGTCTCTGTTGAACTCGGTGCGCTCTATCGCGtctctcctgctcctcctcttcctctttatcGTCATCTTCGCTCTGCTCGGCATGCAGGTGTTCGGCGGAAAATTCAACTTCCCCGACCAGAAAATAAGACGAAGCAACTTCGATAATTTCCCTCAGGCGCTCATCACCGTCTTCCAg ATCCTGACAGGAGAGGACTGGAACAGTGTGATGTATGATGGTATCATGGCTCATGGAGGTCCTGTGATGCCTGGGATCCTCGTCAGCATTTACTTTATCATCCTGTTCATCTGTGGTAACT ATATCCTGTTAAATGTGTTCTTGGCCATTGCGGTGGATAACCTGGCCGAGGCTGAGAGTCTAACCTCTGCCCAGAAGGAAAAGGCCGAGGAAAAGAAACGTAAAAAGATGCTCAG ATCTAAAGTGTCTGATAAAGGTGATGAAGATAAAACTCTGGCTAAGAAACTGGCAGAGCAGCGAGCAAAGACGGAGGGAATCCCGACCACGGCCAGG CTGAAGGTGGACGAGTTTGAGTCCAATGTAAATGAGATTAAAGACCCTTTCCCACCAGCTGACTTTCCAG gtgatgatgaggaggaggagcctGAGATACCCACCAGTCCGAGGCCTCGGCCAATGGCTGATCTGCAGCTGAAGGAGACGGTGGTGCCGATGCCTGAGGCCAGCTCCTTCTTCATCTTTGGCCCACAGAACAA GTTCCGTAAGTTGTGCCACCGCATCATCAACGCCACAACATTTACCAACatcatcctcctcttcatcctgcTGAGCAGCATCTCTCTGGCAGCTGAGGACCCCATTGACCCGTTGTCCTTCAGAAACCAG GTTCTGGCGTACGCAGACATCGTCTTCACCTCTGTCTTCACGGCTGAGATCGTGCTGAAG ATGACAACCTACGGCGCTTTCTTACACAAAGGCTCCTTCTGCAGGAACTCCTTCAACATCCTGGACCTGATCGTAGTCGGAGTCTCGCTGCTCTCCATGGGGATGGA ATCCAGTGCCATTTCTGTAGTGAAGATCTTGCGAGTGCTGAGAGTCCTGAGACCTTTACGAGCCATAAACAGAGCAAAAGGACTCAAG cACGTGGTtcaatgtgtgtttgtggccATTAAGACGATCGGGAACATTGTGCTGGTCACCATGCTGCTGGACTTCATGTTCGCCTGCATCGGAGTTCAGCTGTTCAGG GGTAAATTTTACGCCTGCACAGATCCACTCAAGATGACAGAAGCAGCGTGCAG gggGACATTTATCTATTACCAGGACAACGCTCTGCACGAGATGGTGATCCGCAAGAGGGAGTGGATTAACAGCGACTTAAACTTTGACAATGTGCTGAACGGCATGCTGGCACTTTTCACTGCCTCCACGTTTGAGGGCTGGCCAAA gctgctGTATAAAGCCATCGATTCCAACATGGAGGATGTCGGCCCTGTGTACAATAACCGCATCGGAATCTCCATCTTCTTTATCGTCTATCTCATCCTCATCGCCTTCTTCATGATGAACATTTTTGTTGGCTTCGTGATCGTCACCTTCCAGGAGCAGGGGGAGCAGGAATACAAGAACTGTGAGCTGGACAAGAACCAG cgCCAGTGTGTGCAGTACGCTCTGAAGGCCCGCCCACTGCGATGCTACATTCCCAAAAACCCATATCAATATCAAGTGTGGTACATTGTGACTTCCTGCTACTTTGAGTACCTGATGTTCCTCCTCATCATGCTGAACACCATGTGCCTGGGGATGCAG CACTGTAATCAGTCGGAGCACATCACTCACCTGTCTGATATGCTGAACGTGATCTTCACTGTGCTTTTCACTGTCGAGATGATCCTTAAAGTTGGAGCCTTCAAAGCCAAG ggttaTTTCGGAGACCCGTGGAATGTTTTTGACTTTGTCATTGTTGTCGGCAGCATTGTCGACGTCATTCTGAGTGAGATTAAT GTGGCGCTGGCTGCACAGGGAGGTCTGTACTGTCTGACCGGCTGTGAG GAAGTGAACCCGATGCAGGAGATTGCA gattctGAGAACATGAGTGTGTCCATCACACTGTTCCGTCTGTTCCGTGTGATGCGCCTGGTGAAGCTGCTGAATCGCTTTGAGGGAATTCGAAACCTGCTGTGGACCTTCATCAAGTCCTtccag gctctACCGTATGTGGCTCTGCTCATCGTCATGCTCTTTTTCATCTATGCTGTCATAGGCATGCAG GTGTTTGGGAAGATTGCGCTGATTGATGGAACGGTGATTAATCGCAATAATAACTTCCAGACGTTTCCGCAGGCCGTGCTGTTGCTCTTCAG gtgtgCTACAGGTGAAGCGTGGCAGGAAGTGATGTTGGGATGTTTATATGGTCAGCGCTGTGACCCCAAATCAGATTACCTGCCAGGGGAAGAGTTCACCTGCGGCTCAGGATTCGCCGTCCTCTACTTCATGAGCTTCTACATGCTGTGTGCTTTCCtg ATCATTAACCTGTTTGTGGCCGTCATCATGGATAACTTTGATTATCTGACACGTGATTGGTCGATCCTTGGGCCGCATCATCTGGATGAGTTTAAGAAGATCTGGGCAGAGTACGACCCCGAAGCCAC gGGGCGGATTAAACACCTGGATGTCGTAACTCTGCTGAGGAGAATCCAGCCTCCACTGGGCTTCGGCAAGTTCTGTCCTCACCGCGTCGCCTGCAAG aggctgATCTCCATGAACATGCCGTTAAACAGTGATGGCACCGTGACCTTTAACGCCACACTGTTTGCTCTCGTACGCACGGGACTGCGCATCAAAACggagg gaaatttCCAGCAGGCTAATGAGGAGCTGCGAGCGATCATTAAGAAGATCTGGAAGAGGACAAGCATGAAGCTGCTGGACCAGGTCATTCCACCCATCGGAG atgatgAGGTGACAGTAGGGAAGTTCTACGCTACGTTCCTGATCCAGGAGCATTTCAGGAAGTTTATAAAGCGGCAGGAAGAATATTACGGCTACAGACCGACTAAGAATAAAAAAACCACCAATGAAATTCAG GCCGGGTTGAGGAGTATTGAGGAAGAGGCGGCTCCCGAGCTGCAGAGAGCGATTTCTGGGGACCTGACGGACGAAGAGGAGATGGACAGAGTGATGGACGAGGCGGCTGAAGACGCGATTTACAGG cgTGCAGGCGGCCTGTTTGGGAATCACGTGGATCCGTTCTCACTGCAGTGTGGAGGAGCTGCACACACTCAGGTTGTGAGTCAGCGCCCTCTACAGATCAGTGACACCAGAGCACAGGAGAGTGACACGTCACCCCGAGTctccgcccacacacacaactacacacaatacaactacacacactacacaaacaataacaacaacaccaacaacaacggCACACAAAG TGAATtccatttcccagcatgcaccagTGAGGAAGTGTACAGCCCAGTGAGTGCTGCTGAGCTGCTCATCCAGGag GTGTTGGAGGCAGGGGGCGTGGCTTGTCTCGCTGCTGATCGCAGTTTTGTTAGCGTGACGAAGGGGGAAATGgctgcagcactgcacatgGACATGCGAGAAGTGGAGAGAAAAGCAGCGACTATGTTGAACACACGTGCAAAGAGAAAAGCCACACCCCTTCCCAGGTGCTCACGCGACTCATACAGTCACGTGTGA